The genomic region GCAATTGCGCGGGCATCGTCGTCGTAGACTCCGTTGCGTGCTGTGGTGCCGAAGCAACAACGACACCGTAGAATCCCGGAGTATTTACCCCATCATCCGGTCCCGCCCGCTCCAGAAGTCCGCGCGCAGCACCTTTGCCACAAGCCGGGGACGACGCTAGCACAGAGACTGCGGGAGGAAACGACAACGCCCGCGAGAGGGAGGCATGCATGCCATCGGATCGACTGCAACGATTCCGCGATCGTCTCGCGCTGCCGCTGATCGCGGCGCCGATGTTTCTGGTATCGGGCGTCGAGTTCACGATCGCGGCCTGCCGCAACGGGGTGATCGGCAGCTTCCCGACCGCGAATTGCCGCAGCGCGGACCAGCTCGATGAATGGCTGACCGCGATCGCAACGCGGTTGCGCCGCCACGAAGATCAGGCCGGCCGCAGGGCCGCGCCGCTTTGTCCGAACCTGATCGTGCACCGCTCCAATGCGCGGCTGGAGCAGGATCTTGCCGTACTGTTGCGGCACAGGCCGGAGATCGTCATCACGTCGGTCGGCTCGCCCGCGCCCGTGTTGAAGCCGCTGCACGATGCCGGGGCGCTGGTGCTGGCGGACGTCGCTTCCATCCGCCATGCCGAACGCGCGGCAGAAGCAGGCGCCGACGGGTTGGTGCTGCTCACCGCGGGCGCGGGCGGGCAGACCGGCTGGCTCAACCCGTTCGCCTTCGTCCGCGCCGTCCGTGCATTCTACGATGGCATCATCGTGCTCGCGGGCGGCATCAGCGACGGCTACGCGCTGCAGGCCGCCGAAGTGCTCGGCTGCGATCTCGCCTATATGGGCACCAGGTTCATCGCAACGCGCGAGAGCATGGCGGACGAGCGTCACAAGCAGATGCTGGTCGAGTGCAGCGCCGACGACATCTTGCTCACCACCGCGTTCACAGGACTTCAGACCAGCATGCTGAGGCCGTCCATCGTGGCCGCCGGGCTCGATCCCGACGATCTGCCGGCGCGCGGCGCGATTGACATCGCTGAGGATATCGACGTCGCCGCGCGCGAAAGCCGTCCCAAACGCTGGCGCGACATCTGGAGCGGCGGGCATTCGACCTCCGGTGTCACCGAGGTGCTCGCGGTCGACGATCTCGTCGCGCGCACCATCGCGGAATATCGCGAGGCGGGCGGGCGGTAGCGTCGTCGCCGCTCCCACGGTGCATCGGACACGGTTAATCCCGCATGCCTCCGGCCCGCCCCACTTAACGGCGGATTAACCATCGCCAGCCAAGAATCCCCCTCGTGGCCGCCAATCAGGACGAGAGGGACAGGCGATGGACTTCAACTATCTCAATGACAAAACAGCTGCGACCATGGACGAGATCCGCGTCCGCGTCGCCCGTGCACTGGCCCGCCACCCGCTGTGCCGCAACGTCCGTTTCGACATCGTCAGCGTCCCCCGGACCCGCCGCGGCGGTAATTGGACGGTGACGCTGCAATCGGTCGAGCCGCGTGCGGTCTGGGAGGCCTCGGAGATCGTGGCCGATATCCAGGACGCCTATGATCTTGCGGCGGCGGCCTGATTTTGCCGGGGTTTCCGGGCGATGTCGCCGTAGTCCACGCGATTGCCGCCGCAATGGCCCGGTTCAGCCTTAATTATCGCCCAGTTGCCGGGCAGTGATCACGTCGACTTGAAGTCGGACGCGGAGAGACGTTTGTCCAAAGCCATCACCATCGTCGCGCTGACCTGTTTCCTCGTCCTCGGCGCCGCCACCACCGCCATCCTCGGCCGCGACAGCGTTCCCAGCGTCAGTGCCGAGATGATCGCCGAGACTCCCCCGCCCAAGCCGCTCGCAACCAACCGCGCCGCCAAGGCCGACCGTCTGGTTCCGACGCTCGCGCTGGCCTCGGCCGCGTTCGAGCCGGTCCAGGTCGCCGCCGACAAGCTGGCGCAGGCACCGGTCCTGACCGAGCCGCTGCGTCAGGCCTTCGCCGCCGCCACGCCCTCCGATTTCCCGATGCCGAAGCCGAGCGCACACGAGGCGCCGGCGGCGGCCGAGGTTCCGGCCGTCGAAGTTCCGGCCAAGCCGAAAGTCGTCGCCAAGCCGCAGCTGCAAAAGTCCTATTCGCTGCTGTCCGACGTGCAGATCGCGGGCATCAGGGATCGCCTGAAACTCTCCTCGTCTCAGGAATATTACTGGCCCTCGGTCGAAACCGCGCTACGCAACGTCGCCCGCAAGATCCAGGCGAACAGGCTGTCGAATCCGAATGCGCCGCCCAGCGCGCAGATCGATCCGAATTGCGACGAGGTGCAGCAGCTGAAGTCGGCCGCGATGCCGCTGTTGTTCCAGCTTCGTGACGACCAGAAGGAAGAAGTGCGCAAGCTCGCCCGCCTGATCGGGCTCGAGAAGGTCGCGCAGCAGATCTGATACGCGCGGTTCCTCGTCGAGGAGCCGCAGCCCTCAGGAACATCTGGCAATCCCCACGCGTTGCCCGCTCCAAAAGAGGGAGTGGATGAATGCGCGCCTCGACAGCCTATTTTGTCGGTGCCGGAACCATTATCGCGGCCATCGCCATTGGTCTCGGTGGCGGTATCGTTGCCGGCAACATCATGAATCCCGTGGCGTCCAAGCAGGGGCCGGACACCAGCAAGGTGGCGCAGCGCACGGCAACAGCAACTCCGGCGACGACGAACGCTCCCTCCGAGCGCGTGAACTATCTCACCGGCTCGCAAGCCTTCGGCGCGATGATCGCAGCGCCCGCGCAGGCCGAAGCAAAGCCTGAAGCCGCAAAGCCCGACACGCAAGCCACGCAGGCGAATGCTGGAGCGGCGGCGCCGCAGCCCTCGCAAGCCGCCGCGGCCGTCGAGCCGCCCAAGCCCGCCCCTGCATCGTCGCCACAGACCGCAAGGCCTGCCGAGCAGCAGGCCTCGACCGAGCCGTCATCCTCCTCGAACAACGCTTATGCCAAGGCGAGGGATTCCGACGTGAAGCGCGCCGCGTCCGAACGGCGCCGAGCCGAGCGTCGCGAACGCTGGGCCGAGCGCCGCCATTATTACGAGTCCCGCGAGGCACGCGGCATGCGCGACCGCACCGATTGGGATGACGTCGCACGCAACATCCGCGAGGATTCCGATGCGCGCGATGTCGCGAGCCGGCCGCGCGGCGGCTACCCCCAGATCAGGCTGTTCGGGCCTGACGACGATTAGCACCTGATGCGGGAATCGGGCTGCAAGCGGAGCAGCCGCGCCAGCATCTTCGCGACTGTTACATCATTCCCGCGCGCCTCAGGCCTTGGAGGTAATGCGCGCGATCCTCTTCCCGCAACATCGGCAGCTCGCGCGTGATCCAGGCAAGCGAAACCTCGGGCTGGGTGCGGCGCAGGCCTTCCAAGGCGGATGCCGCGAGGGCGGGATCGCCGAGCATGCCGGCGGCCGCCGTCAGCACGCGGTGTGCGCCGACGAAATCTCCGCGCTGGCGCATCGATTCCCGAGCCATCTGCACGGCGCCCCCGTAGTCATGGCCGACGAACCGGGCATAGGCCGCAACCCCGCAATAGATCGCCGCGAGCGGGTCGCGCGGGCTCAGCCTCAGCGCGCGGCGGGCGGCGGCATCGCCGTCCTGCCAACGTCCGGCATAGCACAGCGTCACGCCGTGGAAGGCATGGGCCATCGCGAAATTCGGATTGAGCCGCAAGGCCAGCTCGAATTCAGCCAGCGCGTCGTCGAAACGACGGCGGAACAGGTAGGTGTAAGCAAGGCCGTGATGGGCCCAGGCATCCTCGCGATCGGCCTCCACCGCCGCGAGCGCCGCACGCTCGGCGACGGGTATGGAGGCAGCCATGTCGGCCCAGCCCATATGCGCGCCGAAGATATGGCTGGTCGCGAGCAGGCCCAGCGCCTTGCCATAGGCGGGATCGATCGCCACCGCTTCTTCCAGCAGCTTTTGCGCGGCGGCATTGTCCTCGCGGGTGATGCGCCAATAATGCGACAGCGCGCGCATCACGAGGTCCCATGCATCCAGGCTGCCCGGCGGCTTCTGCTGGGCCCGGAAGCTTTCGGCGGCATAGAGCTGGGGCTCGATGGCGGCGACGATCGCTTCCGTGATCTCGTCCTGCACGGCGAAGATATCGGCGAGCTCGCGGTCGTAGCGTTCGGCCCAGAGATGGCTGCCGGTCGAGACGTCGTTGAGCTGGGCCGAGATGCGCACCCGTTCGCCGCTCCGCCGCACGCTGCCTTCGACCACGTAGCGCACCCCGAGCTCCCGCGCGACCTCGTGGATGTGCACGGCGCGGCCCTTGTAGACGAAGGAGGAGTTGCGCGCGACGACGAAGAACCAGCGCAGCTTCGACAGCGCGGTGATGATGTCCTCGCTGATGCCGTCGGAGAAATAATCCTGCTCGGCCTCGCCGCTCATATTGGTGAAGGGCAGCACGGCGATCGCGGGCCGCTCGGGCAGCGCGAAGGCCGCCTGCGGCGGGCTGATACGGACGGGCCCCGGCGCGACCGTGCTGATTTGTGTCTGGACATCGCCGACGAAGCGAAAACCCTTCCGCGTGATGGTGCGGATCAGCGACTGGCTCACGCCATTGTCGCCGATCGCCTTGCGCGCCGCGTTGATCCGGCTGGTCAGGGTGGATTCGGAGACGCTGCGCCCGTGCCAGATCTTGTCGATCAGCTCGTCCTTGCTGACGACCCGGTCGCGGTTCTGCATGAGGTGGACGACGAGGTCGAAAACCTGCGGTTCCACGGCAATGGGAACCTGCTCGCGGCTCAGCTCGCGCCGGTCGGTGTCGAGAACGTGGTCCTGGAACAGAAACTGCACGTCGAAAACTCAGGCCTCATTGCGAAATCGGGCAAACAAACAAAATGAAATTTGGGTCGAAAACCATGTGTCTGCCGAAGGGGGCGCTTGGTTCATCGCAATCGCGTGATGGCAGCCATGCCGCTTTCGGAGGGGAATACAACCGCAGCTGGAATGTTGCGGTCGTGGGCCGCCGAGATCTCTCACCGCAACTGATCCGTCATCCCCGCGCAACTGCTTCGCGGTTGCGCGGGGATGACGGGCGATGGCGCGACGCTTTCCGGGAGGGACGAATGTGTGGCGAAACTGCGAATGTCCATTGCCGAGCGGGGCGGCCTGCGTAAGCTGTCGCCCACACAAAACACCAACCACGAAGAAACGCCATGCCTGCTTTTCCCGCCGCCACCACTGTGCTCGACTCCCTGCTGTTTCGCGACGCCTTCGGCACGCCTGAGATGCGCGAGGTGTTCTCCGACGTCGCGACGGTCGCGCGCTATGCCGACGTCGAGGTGGCGCTGGCGAAGGCGGAGGCGAAGTGCGGTGTGATCCCACACGAGGCGGCCGCAGCGATCGCGGCACGGACCGACGTCGCCGCGCTGGATTTCGATCTGCTCAGGCAGGAGACCGATGTGGTCGGCTATCCGATCCTGCCTTTGGTGCATCAGATGGTCAAGCAATGCGGCGAGGCGGGCCGCTACGTGCATTGGGGCGCCACCACGCAGGACATCATGGATACCGCCGTGGTGCTGCAGCTGCGCGCCGCGCTCGAGATCGTCGAACGCGACATCGCCGAGCTGCGCAAGATCCTCGCCGATTTGTCGAAGCGCCATCGCGACACGGCGATGGCGGGGCGCACCCATCTGCAGCAGGCGCTGCCGGTGACCTTCGGCTACAAGACCGCGATCTGGCTCGCGATGTTCGACCGCCACGCCGAGCGGTTGGCGCAGCTGAAGCCGCGCGTGCTGGTCGGCCAGTTTGCCGGCGCTGCCGGCACGCTGGCCTCACTCGGCGACAAGGGGTTCGAGGTGCAGGAGGCGCTCTGTGCCGAGCTGAAGCTCGGCGTTCCCGCCTCGACCTGGCACGTCGCGCGCGACGGCTTTGCCGAAGCCGTGAACTTCCTTGCTCTCGTCACCGGCTCTCTCGGCAAGATCGCGCTCGACATCATGATCATGGCCTCGACCGAGTTCGCCGAGGTCTACGAGCCTTTCGTCAAGGGGCGCGGCGCCTCCTCGACCATGCCGCAGAAGCGCAACCCGATCTCCTCGGAGCTGATGCTTGCGGCGTCCAAGGCCGTGCGACAGCACGCCGGCCTGATGCTCGACGCCATGGTGCAGGATTTCGAGCGCGCTACCGGTCCCTGGCACGCCGAATGGATGGCGATCCCGGAAAGCTTCGTGCTGGCCGCCGGCGCGCTGCACCAGGCGAAGTTCGCGCTCGCAGGCCTCTTCGTAGACGAGGCGAAGATGAACGGCAATCTCGCCATCAGCCGCGGTCTGATTGTGGCCGAAGCGGTCATGATGGGCCTCGCCCCGCAGATCGGCCGGCAGGAGGCGCATGACGTCGTCTATGACGCCTGTCGTCAGGCCAACGAGAAGGGGATGAGCCTTGCCGATGCGCTATCCGCAGATTCACGGATATCGAGCCGCATCGATCGTGCCACAATCGAGGCGCTCACTTCGCCGAAAAATTACCTCGGCCTTGCGCCCGCCATGGTCGACCGGGTGCTGAAATCGGCAACGCGTTGAAAACCAAAATGCGTGAAACTGCGTATCTTTCCAAGGCCGCAAGACGCTCGCATACTTGTGCCCCGCGATGCTAGACTTAAATTGAGTGAGCGACTTTCGGCAGAGGGCCCGGCATGACTGATCAACGCAATACTTCCACTCCCATCGATCCCGCGAAGCTCGACCGGCTGGCCGAGGTGGCGGTGAAGGTGGGCCTGGGCTTGCGGCCGGGACAGGATCTGCTTCTGACGGCGCCCGCAATCGCGCTGCCGCTGGTGCGGCGGATTGCCGTGCATGCCTACAAGGCGGGCGCCGGCCTCGTGACGCCGATCCTGTCGGACGAGGAGATGACGCTGGCGCGCTACCGCCACGGCCACGACAACAGCTTCGATCGTGCCGCCGGCTGGCTCTACGAGGGCATGGCCAAGGCGTTCTCGGACAATACCGCGCGGCTCGCCATCGTCGGCGACAATCCGATGTTGCTGTCGGGCGAGGATCCTTCCAAGGTGGCGCGCGCCAGCAAGGCCAATTCGATGGCCTACCAGCCCGCGCTGGAAAAGATCGTCAATTTCGACACCAACTGGAACATCATCGCCTATCCGAGCCCGTCCTGGGCCAAGCTGGTGTTCCCGAACGATCCGGAAGACATCGCGATCGGCAAGCTCGCTGATGCGATTTTCGCCGCGTCCCGCGTTGATCGCGAGGACGCGATCAGCAATTGGGCGAGCCACAATGCGGTGCTGCGCGAGCGCACCAACTGGCTCAACGGCCAGCGCTTCCGCGCGCTTCAGTATTCGGGTCCCGGCACCGATCTCACCATCGGTCTCGCCGACGGTCATGAATGGGAAGGCGGCGCCTCGCTGTCCAAGAACGGCATCAGCTGCAACGCCAATATCCCGACCGAAGAGGTCTTCACCACGCCGCATTGCCGGCGCGTCTACGGCCATGTCGTGAGCTCGAAGCCGCTATCCTATCAGGGCACGCTGATCGACAACATCGCGGTGCGGTTCGAGGACGGCAAGATCGTCGACGCCAAGGCCTCGCGCGGCGCCGAGTTGCTGAACAAGGTGCTCGATACCGACGAGGGCGCGCGGCGCCTCGGCGAAGTGGCCTTGGTGCCGCATTCCTCGCCGATCTCGCAGAGCGGGCTGTTGTTCTACAACACGCTGTTCGACGAGAACGCGGCCTCGCACATCGCGCTCGGCCAATGCTATTCGAAATGCTTCGTCAACGGCGCCCAGCTGACGCCGCAGCAGATTGCGGCGCAAGGCGGCAACCAGAGCCTGATCCATATCGACTGGATGATCGGCTCGGCCGAGACCGACATCGACGGCATCCTGGCCGACGGCAGCAAGGTGCCCGTCTTCCGCAAGGGCGAGTGGGCGAAGTAACCTTGCGTCACTCGGCTTGATCGCGGACGAGCTGAGTCGCCGCGCGGCCGGCGGCCAGAGCCATACCAGTGCCGTCGCGCACTTTGTCGCACCCGGGAAGGACCGGGTCATGTCCGTGGATTTGCAAGGAAATTGCGACGTTAACCGTTTGCACGTGTCGCTTCCGGCTGATTCTCGAAATCGATGTAAGAAAGAATTAGAAACGGGCGACTAGCGTCCGAACATCTTTCGAGACAATCCCGGCCGGGATTCGGTCGCAAATATCATTTCCCGAGGAAGCAGATGTCATTGATTGAAGTCGGTAGTTGCAATGTTGACCTCGAGCCGAGCCCGATCGAGCCGTCCTGGATCATCGAGGGCAACCCGGTGTCGCGCTCGCGCGTCCTGTCCACCAGCGACGACCGCACCGCCCAGACCATCATCTGGCACTGCACGGAAGGGCGCTTCAACTGGTACTACGACATCGACGAGACGATCATGATCATGGAAGGATCGATCGTGCTCGAGAGCGACGGCATGCCGCCCAAGCGCTACGGCCCCGGCGACGTGATTTTCTTCCGCAACGGCGCGCATGCCAAATGGCATGTCGAAGGCCACGTCAAGAAGATCGCCTTCTGCCGCAAGACCAATCCGGTGATGATCGGTTTCCTGATCCGCGTCGTCAACAAGCTGAAGAAGATCTTCACCTCGACCGGCGAGCGCCGCCCGGCCTCGCTGATGGGCGCCGGCTAAGCGGATTCGAGGGTTTCAAGGACGCTTCCCAGCGGCCACGACGAAGAGGGGTCGGAATCAATGTCCCGGCCCCTCTTTTCTCGTTCCGATGTCATGGCCTGATGACGTTCATGACCTGCGCCGTCGCGCTCTGACCTCCACCATCAGCCGCCAGTCCTGCGCTGCTGCCGACTTTGCCTCGCCAAGCCAGTGAAAGGAGTCGTCCGTGATCTCGGTGAAGCTCCAGCGCGTCAGCTCGCCGGCTTCCGTCGTGCCTTCCTGCACGATGTCCTCGCCCCTCGGGCGGCCGATCTGCTGCCGGAACACGCGGCGGCCCGGATCGAACCAGGAAATCCGCCACGCATCCATGGCCGGATCGTAGACGCGCAGCGTCGTGCCATACCAATTGCCGGCGATCGGAAAGGCGGCGCCGCCCGCCGGCCGGGGAATGATCCACACGTCCTGCACGGCGCGGCCTTCGAGCACCCAGCCGAAATGGATCTCGCCCGGCGCACTGTGGCTCGTTCCGTCCGGTCCATGGGCGGTGACCTCGGCGTTCCAGTCGCCGACGAAGCGGCCGTAGAGGTGGAGCGCCGCGGCGTGCTCGGGGTTGGGTCCGTCCGCATGCAATAGTCGCGCAAAGTCGTTCATGTCGCTCTCCTGTTGCAGGGAGATCAGCATGACCCGCTAGGAGCCGGCTTGGAAAAAATTGCGCCTCAGACGCCGTCGAGGATGATCACCGTCGGCTTCGTCGGCAGCGTATCCCGCGACATCCGGAACGAGCGCTCGATGCGCCGGTCGATCTCGAACTGCTGGCCGATCCGGCGCATGAAGTCGTCGAGCGGGGTGGCGAAGCGATGCATCGGCAGCACCACGGAGGCGCGCAAGCGCTTGGTGATTTCCGAGATCCCCTCGAGCGACATGGTGTAGGTACCGTCGATCGGCACCATCACGATGTCGAGCCGTCCGATCTGGGCGAAATGGCTGTCGTCGAGCTTGTGATGGAGGTGGCCGAGATGGCCGATACAGAGGCCGGCTGCCTCGAAGATGAAGATGGAATTGCCGTCGCGGATCATGTCCGCGCCGGCATCGTCGCCGTAATAGCGGCGGATGTCGGTGGTGACGTTGCGGATAAAGGTATCGCCGATGCGTTGCGACACGATCGCCGGCTTGCCGTCCTCGCTCCAGCCATGCAGCACGTTGGGAATGCGCCTGTCCGGAAAGAGAGTGTAATGGGTGCTGTGGGCGCGGTTCATGGTGACGACGTCGGGCAGCCGGCCGACCTGATAGGCGCCGCTATAATCGGTGGCGATGCGTAAGCCGCCGGGCGTGTCGATGTAGTAGGTGGAATGGCCCGCATAGGTGATCTCGACCTCGGCGGCGGCCGCCGCCTGCCTGAAGGCAACGGGCATGACCCGCGGCGCGGCATTGGCCATTGCCAGGCATTCGCTGCGCTGTGGCTGCTGGGCGAGGGCAGGGGTCAGGAATGCGCCGAACAGCGCGATAGCCGCCAAAACCAATCGCCGCATGGCTCCGTCCCCGATGACTTCACGGCGAAGTCTAGCGTGCAAAGCGGAGCCTCGCCAATGGGGTGGGATCAACAGCGCGTCAGTGTCGCACCTATTGCTCGCGCTTCGGGCTGAACTTCCACGTGACGGCGACGAGGCCTGCGGTGATCAGGCCGCTGATGAGGCCCGCCAGCGGTAGGGCGAGCAGCAGTGCGGCGGTGGCGGCCCAGCCGATCGAGGAGAAGGCCTCGGCGAAGGTCGCCAGCCGCGAGGACGTTTGGCGGCGGCGGAATTGGCTGCGCCGTGCCTGCACCCGGAACCAGAGCTGGATCGCGGTCGCCGAGGCCGCGCTGATGATTATCGCGCCGGCACTGATTGCGGCCTGGAATGGCGAGGCAAACGCCAGCGCCGCCAGCAGCGGAGCGAAGATCACGGCGATCGCGATCAGCACCACCTCGATCTTGGCGCGGATGATGCCGGACGGCAGCAAGGGCGCGGTCGCGACCAGGTCGGGGGCGTCCTCGCCCGAGATCGTCAGCCAGGCGAGCCCGCCGGCGAGCTGTCCGGCCGCCATGACGATGACGGGTGTGATCAGCGTCAGCGCCGCCGAGCTGTCGGCAAAGTTGCGCCAGAGCAGCAGCGCCGGCGGCACCAGATAGAGCAGCTGCATCAAGGTCTGCGAGATCAGCCATGGATCGCGCCACAGCAGCGTGAATTCCTTGCGACGCAGCGCCTGCTGGCGCGATCCGCCACGGAACGGGCGTTCCTTGGCATGGACGCGGCCCGACGTGGCGTAGGCCGCCGCATCGATCGCGGTGTCGGCAAAGCGGTGCGAGAAGATCGCCATCACACTGCCGAGCAGCACTAGAGCGAGCGCGAGAAGCCGCAACAGCGCCTCGTTGTCGCCCATCGCCGCCCGCGCCGGCCACCACCAGATGCTGTCGACGTCGGGCGCGTAGGCGGCAAGGCGGCCCGAGGTCAGGATGGTGAAGCGCGACAGCGTGCCGTAGGACATGATCGCCGCGACCTGAAGCGCGATCACGAAGCCCGCGCCGATGATCGCCGCGAGGATCTGGGCGATCAGGCGCGTCCGCGCCGGGCCGATCAGCCGGAACAGGAGAATGGTGACGGCGATCGCGATCGCCGCCGCCGACAGGCCCATCGCGATGACGACGCCGAAGGCCGCGAGCCAGCGCGCGCCGCCGCCGATCACGAGAACGTCGATGAAGGGTGTCGAGAACAGCAGCGCGAGCACGGTGACGGTCAGCGCGATCGCGGCGATGCGGACCGAGAACAGATTGGCGAGCCGCGCCGGCGAGGACATGATCAGGTCGAGATCGGCGCGGGCGTAAAATACCCGTGTCACCGATTCGATCGCCTGCGACAGCATCAAGGTCCAGGCGAGAAAGATCGTCGCCGAAATCACGATCAGCGAGGATTTGTCGAGCGGCAGCTGCAGGTCGGCGAATCGGCCGATCACCGCCCAGGCCGGCAGGTGAAGCAGCGCGGCGAAGCACAACAGGCCGATCATTGCCGCGCGCGCCCGTTTGCGCCGCCCGCCCGTCATCATGGCGAGCCATTCGCGCCAGGCGAGCCGCAGCTCGTGGCGGGCGAACCAGGACAGCGCGGTGGCCGAGCTCATGCCGCTTCCTGAAGCGTCACCAGCGCGATGAAGAGATCTTCCAGGCTGGTGTCGGCATGGCCGTTCTGCTGGCGCAGCTCGGTGAGCGTGCCTTCGGCGACGAGGCGGCCGGAGGCGATCACGCCGATGCGGTCGGCCATGCGCTCGGCGACCTCCAGGATATGCGTGGTCATGATGACGGTGCAGCCGGCGCGGACACGCGCGCTGAGCAGGCCCTTCACATGACGGGCGGAGACGGCATCGAGCCCCGTCAACGGCTCATCGAGGATGATGAGGCGGGGGTCGTGCACCAGCGCCCCTGCGAGAGCGACCTTCTGGCGCATGCCCTTGGAAAAGCCCTCGCAGCGCTCGTGGCGGTGCGCCTCGAGGCCGAGCGAATCGAGCAGTTCCTCGGCGGCCGGTTGCGCAACCGACGGCGCGATGCCCCAGAGGCCGGCGACGAATTCAAGATACTCGAGCGGGGTGAGCTTGTCGTAGATCATGGGCTCGTCGGAGACCCAGGCCATCACCTGCTTGGCGGCGACGGAGTCCTGGAGCGCATCGATGCCGAAGATCGAGACGGCACCGGCATCGGGCCTGAGCAGGCCCGCAACCATGCGCAAAGTCGTGGTCTTGCCGGCGCCGTTGGGGCCGACCAGCGCATAGAATTCGTCGGCGTGAATAGTGAGATCGAGGCTGTCGACCGCCAGACGGTCAAAACGCTTCGTTAACCCTCGGACTTCCAGGGCCGAGCTGTCCGGCTCCATGACGGCCACCCATCCGGTTTGCATCGCCCGCGACCATGACCCGAAGATGTTTCGGCACCGTGAATCGCACTGCCGCAAATTCCGCCAACCGGATTGGACTAAAGGCAAGGCATCCCGACAAGTCACCGTTTGTTGACAGCGCGCGGGCGTTCGGGCTGAATTGATTCCGGACAAATGGCGCGAACGCGGCGAAACGACTGCGTAGCGACTGGACACAAGATGCGGCAAGGCGGCCAAAAGAACCCGCCGGTTGCATCGGGAGGATGCGCGGCGATGCTGGATTTCGTTCAGCAGCTGGTCAGCGGTGTTGCGCTCGGCTGCGTCTACGGCCTGATCGCGCTCGGCTTCGTGCTCGTCTACAAGGCCACCGAGGTCGTCAATTTCGCCCAGGGCGACCTGATGATGCTGGGCGGCTTCTTCGCCTTCACCTTCATCGGCATGATGGGCCTGAACTACTGGATCGGCTTTGCCGGTGCGGTGGCGGCGATGGCGCTGTTCGGCATGCTGGCCGAGCGCGTGGTGGTGCGGCCGATCCTCGGCTATCCGCAATTCTCCATCATCATGGCGACGATCGGCCTCGGCTATTTCCTGCGCTCGGTCGCCGGCATGATCTGGGGCACCGACGACCTGAAGATCGAGACGCCGTTCAGCCAGGGCGTGCTGCGCATGGGCTCGCTGGTGCTCGCCTACGACAAGCTCTCGGTGATCGCGGCGACGATGATTCTGTGCACGCTGCTCTGGCTGTTCTTCAACAAGACCACGCTCGGCACCGCGATGCCCGCCAGTTCCGAGAACATGCTGGCGGCCTATTACATGGGCATTCCGGTCAAGCGCGTGGTGTCCGTCGTCTGGGCCATCAGCGCGGCGGTCGCGACCTGTGCCGGCGTGCTGCTGGCGCCCATCACCTTCATCCATTCCAACGTCGGCCTCGTGCTCGGCCTGAAGGCGTTTCCCGCCGCCGTGCTCGGCGGTTTCGGCTCGATCCCGGGCGCCGTGGTCGGCGGCGTCCTGATCGGCGTGATCGAGAGCATGGCCGGCTTTTACCTGCCCGAGGGCTGGAAGGACGTCGCGCCCTACATCGTGCTGCTCACCGTGCTGCTGCTGAAGCCCGAGGGCCTGTTCGGCCTCCACGTCCGCAAGAAGGTCTGAACGCTATGCGCTTCCTGTTCAAGACCGACTACGAGGACGACATCAAGCTGTTCCCGCACTCGGGTTACGTCGTGAC from Bradyrhizobium sp. CB1015 harbors:
- a CDS encoding nitronate monooxygenase family protein, giving the protein MPSDRLQRFRDRLALPLIAAPMFLVSGVEFTIAACRNGVIGSFPTANCRSADQLDEWLTAIATRLRRHEDQAGRRAAPLCPNLIVHRSNARLEQDLAVLLRHRPEIVITSVGSPAPVLKPLHDAGALVLADVASIRHAERAAEAGADGLVLLTAGAGGQTGWLNPFAFVRAVRAFYDGIIVLAGGISDGYALQAAEVLGCDLAYMGTRFIATRESMADERHKQMLVECSADDILLTTAFTGLQTSMLRPSIVAAGLDPDDLPARGAIDIAEDIDVAARESRPKRWRDIWSGGHSTSGVTEVLAVDDLVARTIAEYREAGGR
- a CDS encoding aminopeptidase; its protein translation is MTDQRNTSTPIDPAKLDRLAEVAVKVGLGLRPGQDLLLTAPAIALPLVRRIAVHAYKAGAGLVTPILSDEEMTLARYRHGHDNSFDRAAGWLYEGMAKAFSDNTARLAIVGDNPMLLSGEDPSKVARASKANSMAYQPALEKIVNFDTNWNIIAYPSPSWAKLVFPNDPEDIAIGKLADAIFAASRVDREDAISNWASHNAVLRERTNWLNGQRFRALQYSGPGTDLTIGLADGHEWEGGASLSKNGISCNANIPTEEVFTTPHCRRVYGHVVSSKPLSYQGTLIDNIAVRFEDGKIVDAKASRGAELLNKVLDTDEGARRLGEVALVPHSSPISQSGLLFYNTLFDENAASHIALGQCYSKCFVNGAQLTPQQIAAQGGNQSLIHIDWMIGSAETDIDGILADGSKVPVFRKGEWAK
- a CDS encoding winged helix-turn-helix domain-containing protein, whose amino-acid sequence is MQFLFQDHVLDTDRRELSREQVPIAVEPQVFDLVVHLMQNRDRVVSKDELIDKIWHGRSVSESTLTSRINAARKAIGDNGVSQSLIRTITRKGFRFVGDVQTQISTVAPGPVRISPPQAAFALPERPAIAVLPFTNMSGEAEQDYFSDGISEDIITALSKLRWFFVVARNSSFVYKGRAVHIHEVARELGVRYVVEGSVRRSGERVRISAQLNDVSTGSHLWAERYDRELADIFAVQDEITEAIVAAIEPQLYAAESFRAQQKPPGSLDAWDLVMRALSHYWRITREDNAAAQKLLEEAVAIDPAYGKALGLLATSHIFGAHMGWADMAASIPVAERAALAAVEADREDAWAHHGLAYTYLFRRRFDDALAEFELALRLNPNFAMAHAFHGVTLCYAGRWQDGDAAARRALRLSPRDPLAAIYCGVAAYARFVGHDYGGAVQMARESMRQRGDFVGAHRVLTAAAGMLGDPALAASALEGLRRTQPEVSLAWITRELPMLREEDRAHYLQGLRRAGMM
- a CDS encoding cupin domain-containing protein; protein product: MSLIEVGSCNVDLEPSPIEPSWIIEGNPVSRSRVLSTSDDRTAQTIIWHCTEGRFNWYYDIDETIMIMEGSIVLESDGMPPKRYGPGDVIFFRNGAHAKWHVEGHVKKIAFCRKTNPVMIGFLIRVVNKLKKIFTSTGERRPASLMGAG
- the pcaB gene encoding 3-carboxy-cis,cis-muconate cycloisomerase codes for the protein MPAFPAATTVLDSLLFRDAFGTPEMREVFSDVATVARYADVEVALAKAEAKCGVIPHEAAAAIAARTDVAALDFDLLRQETDVVGYPILPLVHQMVKQCGEAGRYVHWGATTQDIMDTAVVLQLRAALEIVERDIAELRKILADLSKRHRDTAMAGRTHLQQALPVTFGYKTAIWLAMFDRHAERLAQLKPRVLVGQFAGAAGTLASLGDKGFEVQEALCAELKLGVPASTWHVARDGFAEAVNFLALVTGSLGKIALDIMIMASTEFAEVYEPFVKGRGASSTMPQKRNPISSELMLAASKAVRQHAGLMLDAMVQDFERATGPWHAEWMAIPESFVLAAGALHQAKFALAGLFVDEAKMNGNLAISRGLIVAEAVMMGLAPQIGRQEAHDVVYDACRQANEKGMSLADALSADSRISSRIDRATIEALTSPKNYLGLAPAMVDRVLKSATR